Proteins encoded in a region of the Chryseobacterium piperi genome:
- a CDS encoding putative signal transducing protein: MSDLVKFKFYETALEANRDKQILAERGIQSFIANEQLIQSDWLLSQAVGGIQLQVFEEDVEKAKQALEDYKENEKYSLEVEHTIKDPKFDFVCPKCGSNHIYRDDSATSFFGISLLTSHTFVCYYCENVFTH; this comes from the coding sequence ATGTCAGATTTAGTTAAGTTTAAATTTTACGAAACCGCTCTTGAAGCTAACAGGGACAAACAGATCCTGGCTGAAAGAGGTATCCAGAGTTTCATAGCCAATGAGCAGCTCATCCAATCGGACTGGCTTCTTTCTCAGGCTGTGGGCGGAATTCAGCTGCAGGTTTTTGAAGAGGATGTAGAAAAAGCAAAGCAAGCTTTGGAAGACTATAAAGAGAATGAAAAATATTCTCTGGAAGTAGAACATACCATCAAAGATCCTAAGTTTGATTTTGTATGTCCTAAATGTGGTTCTAACCACATTTACAGAGACGATAGTGCGACCAGTTTTTTCGGAATTTCACTATTAACAAGCCATACATTCGTTTGTTATTATTGTGAGAATGTATTTACGCATTAG
- a CDS encoding 3'-5' exonuclease, whose protein sequence is MNLKLYKPLCVFDLETTGTNIGKDRIVEICILKINPDASRESKTWRINPEMPIPLESSQIHGIYDEDIKDAPTFKSIAPKVMEMIAGSDLGGFNSNRFDVPLLAEELLRAEIDFDLSKFKLVDAQTIFHKKEPRNLGAAYQFYCGKTLENAHSAEADVMATFEVLDAQVGKYEDVPNEIAALSEFTFHNKHADLAGFIGFNDKMEEVFNFGKYKGQGVKAVFQKDLGYFGWLQNADFPLYTKKIFTKIQLSSKF, encoded by the coding sequence ATGAATTTAAAATTATATAAACCACTTTGTGTTTTTGACCTGGAAACGACAGGGACTAATATCGGTAAAGATAGAATTGTAGAAATCTGCATTTTAAAAATAAACCCGGATGCTTCAAGAGAAAGCAAAACATGGCGTATTAATCCGGAAATGCCTATTCCTTTAGAATCGAGCCAGATTCATGGAATATACGATGAAGATATCAAAGATGCTCCTACTTTCAAATCAATAGCTCCTAAAGTAATGGAAATGATTGCAGGTTCGGATTTGGGAGGTTTTAATTCCAACCGCTTTGATGTTCCTCTTTTAGCTGAAGAATTATTGCGTGCAGAAATTGATTTTGATTTAAGCAAATTCAAATTGGTCGATGCTCAGACCATCTTTCATAAAAAAGAACCCCGAAATCTGGGGGCCGCTTACCAGTTCTATTGTGGCAAAACTCTGGAGAATGCCCATTCTGCAGAAGCTGATGTAATGGCTACTTTTGAAGTACTTGATGCTCAGGTAGGAAAATATGAAGATGTTCCGAACGAAATTGCCGCATTAAGTGAGTTTACATTTCACAATAAACATGCAGATTTAGCAGGCTTTATTGGCTTTAATGATAAAATGGAAGAAGTTTTTAACTTTGGAAAGTATAAAGGACAGGGAGTAAAGGCTGTTTTTCAAAAAGATCTTGGATATTTTGGCTGGTTACAGAATGCTGATTTTCCATTATACACTAAAAAGATTTTTACAAAAATTCAACTATCCAGTAAATTTTAA
- a CDS encoding CDP-alcohol phosphatidyltransferase family protein → MNFIKNNLANALTLGNLFSGCVGAVHLILGDYQTTAICLILSLVLDFFDGFVARALKANSNLGVQLDSLADMVSFGFLPGLTMFVALADSSYPDFPWYSYLGFLVTLFSCLRLAIFNLDEDQKYYFKGLNTPSNTILIFGLYYAFRETQSFEFLFRNTALLLALTVILSWLLVSPIKMIAMKFKSMKLQDNYPKLALLIGAIIILIIFKTVGIPMVILYYILISLLFQKQLK, encoded by the coding sequence ATGAATTTTATTAAAAACAACCTTGCCAATGCCTTAACCTTAGGAAATTTATTTTCAGGATGCGTCGGTGCAGTTCATCTTATTTTAGGCGATTATCAGACGACTGCCATCTGCCTTATTCTATCACTGGTTCTGGACTTTTTCGATGGGTTTGTAGCCCGGGCATTAAAGGCCAATTCCAATCTTGGAGTTCAGCTGGATTCGCTGGCAGATATGGTAAGCTTCGGGTTCCTGCCTGGACTCACCATGTTTGTAGCTCTTGCCGACAGCTCTTATCCGGATTTTCCATGGTACAGCTATTTGGGATTCCTGGTTACCTTATTCTCTTGTTTAAGGTTAGCTATATTCAACCTGGATGAAGACCAGAAATATTACTTCAAAGGATTGAATACCCCTTCCAATACTATTTTAATTTTTGGGCTGTATTATGCATTCAGAGAAACCCAAAGTTTTGAATTTTTATTCCGCAATACGGCTTTATTACTAGCACTAACAGTAATCCTTTCATGGTTGCTTGTTAGTCCTATTAAAATGATTGCTATGAAGTTCAAGTCGATGAAACTACAGGACAACTATCCAAAACTGGCTTTGTTAATAGGCGCCATTATTATTTTGATTATATTTAAAACTGTTGGTATTCCGATGGTTATACTCTATTATATTTTAATATCACTCTTATTTCAGAAACAACTTAAATAA
- a CDS encoding lysylphosphatidylglycerol synthase transmembrane domain-containing protein, translating to MGKISLKRIAINTIKILISIALLYFIFKKIPFRNVARIWSTLNVFYLIIAAVFFLASQVLSTKRLEFYLQANHFNLDFRSNLELYFLGMFYNFFIPGGIGGDAYKVYILNKKFGWSAKKMTSTLFNDRLSGLLAICVLILSFSAFLFEKKWILLILPMIATGIAFTFIITKKLFPTYKNIFFKAFLFSIVIQTLQVICFVLLLKSLGVHDNFMIYMITFLGSSVLSLISFAGIGVREALFFQASKYFNFDASISVSASLLFTVIIAFFSFFGIIFQLRKLHLKLMEN from the coding sequence TTGGGGAAAATAAGTCTTAAAAGAATAGCCATTAATACAATAAAGATCTTGATCAGTATTGCTTTGTTGTATTTTATCTTTAAAAAGATACCATTCCGAAACGTTGCCAGGATCTGGTCTACGCTGAATGTTTTCTATTTGATTATAGCTGCTGTTTTCTTCTTGGCATCCCAAGTTTTATCAACCAAAAGACTGGAATTTTATTTGCAGGCCAATCATTTTAATTTAGACTTCAGAAGTAATCTGGAGCTTTATTTTTTAGGCATGTTCTACAACTTTTTTATTCCCGGCGGTATCGGTGGTGATGCATATAAGGTATATATTTTGAATAAAAAGTTTGGATGGAGTGCAAAAAAAATGACTTCAACGCTTTTTAATGACCGACTGAGTGGTTTATTAGCTATTTGTGTTTTGATCCTTTCTTTTTCAGCATTTCTGTTTGAAAAAAAATGGATTTTATTAATTTTGCCAATGATTGCTACTGGAATAGCATTCACTTTTATAATTACCAAAAAACTATTCCCTACGTACAAGAATATTTTTTTTAAAGCATTTTTATTTTCAATTGTAATTCAGACTTTACAGGTGATATGTTTTGTATTACTATTGAAGAGTTTAGGAGTTCATGATAACTTTATGATTTATATGATTACATTTCTGGGAAGCTCTGTTTTAAGTTTAATATCCTTTGCCGGAATTGGGGTAAGAGAAGCCCTCTTTTTTCAGGCTTCAAAATATTTTAATTTCGATGCCTCTATTTCCGTTTCTGCATCATTGCTTTTTACAGTAATTATAGCCTTTTTTTCATTTTTTGGAATTATATTTCAATTGAGAAAACTACATTTAAAACTTATGGAAAATTAA
- a CDS encoding glycosyltransferase family 2 protein yields MKNNIFYSLVIPMYNEEGNAGLLIDRVHEVMSHYNYELILIDDHSKDKTVQEIMEKNNPHVVLIQLKKNYGQSSAMMAGFDYASGDYIITLDGDLQNDPSDIPAMVDILESGPYDLVVGKRQKRKDSSIRTIPSRIANLIIKKLLNLIFRIRAVP; encoded by the coding sequence ATGAAAAACAATATATTTTATTCTCTGGTTATTCCCATGTATAATGAAGAGGGAAATGCCGGATTGCTTATAGATCGTGTCCATGAAGTAATGAGTCATTATAACTATGAGCTGATCCTTATCGATGATCATTCAAAGGATAAAACCGTCCAGGAAATTATGGAAAAAAATAACCCCCACGTTGTTTTGATTCAACTGAAGAAAAACTATGGCCAAAGCTCAGCAATGATGGCCGGTTTTGACTACGCGTCAGGTGATTACATCATTACACTCGACGGAGATCTTCAAAATGATCCCAGTGACATTCCGGCAATGGTCGACATATTAGAAAGCGGTCCTTATGATCTTGTGGTAGGAAAACGCCAGAAAAGAAAAGACTCTTCCATTCGAACTATCCCATCAAGAATTGCCAATCTCATTATAAAAAAACTACTAAACTTAATATTTCGGATCAGGGCTGTGCCTTGA
- a CDS encoding ArnT family glycosyltransferase, whose amino-acid sequence MNQNRLLSQSQIVFLYIGFSLVYISGLFIELMENDSAQHASMAMRMALNDDFFNIYKGENPYLDKPHMHFWLAALSMKFFGINHIAYRIPALLSLALAAFSTKKLADLLYGNENTSYVASLIFLSAQTIILSAHDVRTDAVLTGFVIFSIWQFVRFIRNQNVSSVILAGLGAAFAFSSKGLIALVIIGFCVFAYLLYSREWKKFFNVKIIIAAISFMVGILPILYAYYNQFGEKGIQFILFNQSVDRLTANGFEETSPDYLFFFHTLLWAFLPFSLAFYLGVFEKTAFFVKNKFKRKEGVEFLTLGGFWLIILVFSISKFKLPHYLNGLIGVLSIFTAAYLFELFKKDEIKKIRILYIIQLVVIFAGILGAGLITYYFIGITDIILYVVCIPIFIYLVIKIFRKENIFKKYVFVSLLFAIALNVYLNTQFYPILTQYQGSLRLAEFVNDNQVEKDKIFMLKGYEPWAFDFYTRRNTPRTEEDTLKKGDYLVIYDEDLKNLKKEYKIIDRENHFRITRLSLKFLDPKTRPKQYESIFLVEVLN is encoded by the coding sequence ATGAACCAAAATCGACTACTATCCCAGAGCCAAATTGTATTTCTGTATATTGGCTTTTCATTAGTTTATATTTCAGGTCTGTTTATAGAGCTTATGGAAAATGATTCTGCCCAACATGCATCTATGGCAATGAGAATGGCTTTGAATGATGATTTTTTCAATATTTATAAAGGCGAAAATCCATATCTGGATAAACCCCATATGCATTTTTGGCTCGCTGCTCTTTCAATGAAGTTTTTTGGTATTAATCATATTGCTTACAGAATTCCCGCTCTGCTAAGCTTGGCGTTAGCTGCTTTTTCAACGAAAAAATTAGCAGATTTACTTTATGGGAACGAAAATACAAGCTATGTAGCCTCTTTAATTTTTTTATCGGCACAAACCATCATTCTATCGGCACATGATGTGAGAACAGATGCTGTTTTAACGGGGTTTGTTATTTTTTCGATTTGGCAGTTTGTAAGATTTATTAGAAATCAGAATGTTTCAAGTGTAATACTTGCCGGTCTGGGAGCTGCTTTTGCGTTTTCTTCGAAGGGGTTAATAGCTCTTGTCATTATTGGGTTTTGTGTTTTTGCTTATCTGTTGTACTCAAGAGAATGGAAGAAGTTTTTTAATGTCAAAATTATTATTGCTGCGATAAGCTTTATGGTAGGTATTTTACCGATTCTGTATGCGTATTATAATCAATTCGGTGAAAAAGGGATTCAGTTTATTTTATTCAATCAAAGTGTTGACCGGCTTACCGCCAATGGATTTGAAGAGACAAGTCCTGATTATCTTTTCTTTTTTCATACTTTATTATGGGCATTTTTGCCATTTTCTCTTGCTTTTTATTTAGGCGTATTTGAAAAGACCGCTTTTTTTGTTAAAAATAAATTCAAAAGAAAAGAGGGGGTAGAGTTTTTAACTTTAGGTGGTTTTTGGCTGATCATACTTGTTTTTTCGATCTCAAAATTCAAGCTCCCACATTACTTAAATGGATTGATCGGGGTACTTTCAATTTTTACGGCTGCTTATTTGTTTGAACTGTTTAAAAAGGATGAGATCAAAAAAATAAGGATTTTATATATCATTCAATTGGTCGTCATTTTTGCAGGTATATTAGGTGCCGGCTTAATAACATATTACTTTATTGGAATCACAGATATCATTTTGTATGTCGTATGTATTCCTATTTTTATTTACTTGGTCATTAAGATTTTCAGAAAAGAAAATATTTTTAAAAAATATGTTTTTGTATCGTTATTATTTGCAATAGCACTTAATGTCTACCTTAATACTCAGTTTTATCCGATTCTTACACAATATCAGGGAAGTCTTAGGCTGGCTGAGTTTGTTAACGATAATCAGGTCGAGAAAGATAAAATTTTTATGCTTAAAGGCTATGAGCCCTGGGCTTTTGATTTTTATACACGTCGAAATACACCGAGAACTGAGGAGGATACGTTGAAAAAAGGAGATTATCTGGTTATTTATGATGAAGATTTAAAAAATCTAAAAAAGGAATATAAAATTATAGACCGGGAGAATCATTTCAGAATCACAAGACTTTCATTAAAGTTTTTAGATCCTAAAACCCGTCCGAAACAATACGAGAGTATTTTTCTGGTTGAAGTTTTAAATTAA
- a CDS encoding LTA synthase family protein, whose amino-acid sequence MKFFKEFRKQEVLALMYRIFLAYVFYQIARFLFWYFNKEAIKVGSVADYFNLSFHGIAFDTTAILYVNSLFILLSLIPIVINTQKGYQKMLFWLYFITNGIAYAMNFGDFVYFKFAQTRLTSAAFQVAEHETNIGKVFTAAIIQNPFVLLWFVLLMALWVFLYKKVKVTEHKPVKLIPYFTWSILCLCVVAVLVVGGIRGDFKHSTRPINLVDANRFAKIPCQGNLVLNSTFSFFRTLGTNNFKEVHYVDEKFINDNIQPYKTYDRKVAQRPNIVIFIVESFSREYSGAFNKDKNIKDYVSYTPFIDSLANKSLIFPNTFANGRQSIHGMSSVLAGIPSLTDAFTNSPYSNQKIQSIVSVCNELGYDTSFYHGAPNGSMGFLGFGNILGFKHYFGKTEYNHDEDFDGIWSIWDEPFLQYFAKNVGKTQPFMATVFTASSHHPFKIPEKYQGKFKKGKNQMHEPIQYTDYSIKKYFETAKKQPWYNNTIFVFTGDHTNEVYYPEYEKSMNRFAVPILLYSPNPEYHLKGINLEEAQQIDIYPTLADLIGYNKKIRSWGRSLVSDKKYPSIIANSDGGMEQFIMGNYIYRFDGKNVVGIYDKGDLGLEKNLVDHIKTPETEKGKLMAKAWYQDYMDRVINRKLN is encoded by the coding sequence ATGAAATTTTTTAAGGAATTTAGAAAGCAGGAAGTTCTGGCATTGATGTATAGGATCTTTTTAGCATATGTTTTCTATCAAATTGCCAGGTTTCTATTCTGGTATTTTAATAAAGAGGCGATAAAGGTAGGGTCTGTTGCAGATTATTTTAATCTGTCATTTCATGGAATTGCTTTTGATACAACTGCGATTTTATACGTTAACTCTTTGTTTATCCTGTTGAGCCTTATCCCTATTGTTATCAATACCCAAAAAGGATACCAGAAAATGTTGTTCTGGCTGTATTTTATCACCAATGGAATTGCCTATGCAATGAATTTTGGTGATTTTGTATATTTTAAATTTGCACAAACAAGACTTACCTCTGCCGCATTCCAGGTAGCTGAGCATGAGACCAATATAGGTAAAGTATTTACTGCAGCTATCATACAGAATCCATTCGTTCTTTTATGGTTTGTTCTTTTGATGGCATTGTGGGTTTTTCTTTATAAAAAAGTGAAGGTTACAGAGCATAAACCTGTGAAACTGATTCCTTATTTCACATGGTCAATTCTTTGTCTTTGCGTTGTTGCTGTTTTAGTAGTCGGAGGTATCCGGGGTGACTTTAAACACAGTACAAGACCAATCAATCTGGTAGATGCCAATCGTTTTGCTAAAATACCATGTCAGGGAAATCTGGTTTTGAACAGTACTTTTTCATTTTTCAGAACGTTGGGAACCAATAACTTCAAAGAGGTACACTATGTCGATGAAAAATTTATCAACGATAATATTCAGCCCTATAAAACCTATGACAGGAAGGTAGCTCAGCGTCCCAATATTGTTATTTTTATTGTTGAATCTTTCAGTAGAGAGTATTCAGGAGCTTTTAATAAAGATAAAAACATAAAAGATTACGTTTCTTATACACCGTTTATTGATAGTTTGGCTAATAAAAGTCTTATTTTTCCTAATACTTTTGCTAACGGAAGACAATCTATTCATGGCATGAGCAGTGTTCTTGCAGGCATTCCAAGCCTTACCGATGCCTTTACAAACTCTCCCTACTCCAATCAGAAAATACAATCTATCGTGTCTGTTTGTAATGAACTGGGATATGATACATCATTCTATCACGGAGCTCCTAACGGATCCATGGGATTCTTAGGTTTTGGAAATATTCTTGGATTCAAGCATTATTTTGGGAAGACTGAATACAATCACGATGAAGATTTTGACGGGATATGGTCTATATGGGATGAGCCATTTTTACAATATTTTGCAAAGAATGTAGGAAAAACCCAGCCTTTTATGGCAACTGTTTTTACTGCTTCATCCCATCATCCTTTTAAAATTCCTGAGAAGTATCAGGGGAAATTTAAGAAAGGAAAAAATCAGATGCATGAACCTATTCAATATACTGATTATTCGATTAAAAAGTATTTTGAAACAGCTAAAAAGCAGCCTTGGTACAATAATACTATTTTTGTTTTTACAGGGGATCATACCAATGAAGTTTATTATCCTGAATATGAAAAGAGTATGAACCGTTTTGCTGTTCCCATTCTCTTATATTCACCCAATCCGGAGTACCATTTAAAAGGAATTAACCTGGAAGAGGCACAGCAAATTGATATTTATCCTACATTGGCAGATTTGATAGGCTACAATAAAAAAATCAGAAGTTGGGGAAGGAGTCTGGTGAGTGATAAAAAATATCCTTCCATCATTGCCAATTCAGATGGCGGAATGGAGCAATTCATTATGGGGAATTATATTTATCGTTTTGATGGAAAAAATGTAGTGGGAATCTATGATAAGGGTGATCTGGGACTAGAAAAAAACTTAGTGGACCATATAAAGACACCAGAAACCGAAAAAGGAAAACTGATGGCGAAAGCGTGGTATCAGGATTATATGGACAGAGTGATAAACCGAAAACTGAACTAG
- a CDS encoding DUF2147 domain-containing protein, giving the protein MRKLLFTVALSIVSVMSFAQVEGKWKTIDDETKQAKSIVEIYKKSDGLYYGKVSQLLIKPADPNCTSCKDDRKGKPILGMEIIRGLKKDGDEYTGGTITDPKTGKTYKCTITRSGDQLNVRGYVGLSLLGRTQIWQKVN; this is encoded by the coding sequence ATGAGAAAATTATTATTTACCGTAGCGCTTTCAATAGTAAGTGTAATGTCTTTTGCACAGGTAGAAGGCAAGTGGAAGACAATAGATGATGAAACAAAACAAGCAAAGTCTATTGTAGAAATTTATAAAAAGAGTGATGGCCTGTATTATGGAAAAGTGTCACAATTACTTATAAAGCCGGCAGATCCTAATTGTACTTCATGTAAGGATGATAGAAAAGGAAAGCCTATTTTAGGAATGGAGATTATCAGAGGATTGAAGAAAGATGGAGATGAATACACTGGAGGAACAATTACAGATCCTAAAACAGGGAAAACATACAAATGTACGATTACAAGATCCGGAGATCAATTAAATGTAAGAGGATATGTAGGTTTATCTTTGCTTGGAAGAACGCAGATCTGGCAGAAAGTAAACTAA
- a CDS encoding pyruvate dehydrogenase complex E1 component subunit beta has translation MAEYTFREVIAQAMSEEMRKDESIYLMGEEVAEYNGAYKASKGMLDEFGPKRIIDTPIAELGFTGISVGAAMNGNRPIVEFMTFNFSLVGIDQIINNAAKIRQMSGGQWNCPIVFRGPTASAGQLGATHSQAFESWYANCPGLKVVVPSNPYDAKGLLKTAIQDNDPVIFMESEQMYGDKMEIPEEEYYLPIGKADIKKEGTDVTLVSFGKIMKVAIQAAEDLAKEGISVEVIDLRTVRPLDYDAILTSVKKTNRLVILEEAWPFASISSEIAYMVQQKAFDYLDAPIKRVTTPDAPAPYSAALFADWFPKLEKVKEEIKNAMYIKS, from the coding sequence ATGGCAGAATATACTTTTCGTGAGGTAATTGCACAAGCAATGAGTGAGGAAATGCGTAAAGACGAATCCATTTATTTAATGGGAGAGGAAGTTGCAGAATACAACGGTGCGTATAAGGCTTCAAAAGGAATGCTGGATGAATTTGGTCCTAAAAGAATAATCGATACACCAATTGCAGAATTAGGTTTTACCGGAATTTCGGTAGGTGCTGCAATGAATGGGAACAGACCCATTGTAGAATTTATGACATTCAATTTCTCTTTAGTAGGGATTGACCAGATTATTAATAACGCGGCTAAAATCCGTCAGATGAGTGGAGGACAATGGAACTGTCCAATTGTTTTCCGTGGTCCTACTGCTTCTGCAGGTCAATTAGGAGCTACCCACTCTCAGGCTTTTGAAAGCTGGTATGCCAACTGTCCAGGTCTTAAAGTAGTGGTTCCTTCAAACCCTTACGATGCGAAAGGATTATTAAAAACAGCAATTCAGGATAATGACCCGGTTATCTTCATGGAGTCTGAACAGATGTATGGAGATAAAATGGAAATTCCTGAAGAAGAATATTACTTACCAATCGGAAAAGCTGATATCAAAAAAGAAGGTACAGATGTGACTTTGGTTTCTTTTGGAAAAATCATGAAAGTGGCTATTCAGGCTGCAGAAGATTTGGCTAAAGAAGGAATCTCTGTAGAAGTAATCGACCTTAGAACAGTTCGTCCATTGGATTATGATGCGATTTTAACTTCTGTAAAGAAAACAAACAGATTGGTTATTTTAGAAGAAGCATGGCCATTTGCCTCTATTTCTTCTGAAATTGCATATATGGTACAGCAAAAAGCATTTGATTATCTGGATGCACCTATCAAGAGAGTTACTACTCCTGATGCACCTGCTCCATATTCAGCAGCTTTATTTGCAGATTGGTTCCCTAAACTTGAAAAAGTGAAAGAGGAAATTAAAAATGCGATGTATATTAAATCATAG
- a CDS encoding KUP/HAK/KT family potassium transporter gives MAEVTEGGHHFDLKKLSFVGVIVSLGIVFGDIGTSPLYVMKAIVNARKDGAAMPFDEYIEGALSCIIWTLTLQTTIKYVIIALRADNKGEGGILALYSLVKKLKKKWLYVVAIIGASTLVADSVITPSLTVMSAIEGLKIYNPETPVVLITLIILFVIFVVQQFGTASIGKFFGPVMVTWFLALGIFGSVHIFDHVEIIRAFNPIYAYNLITHSSSAIVIMGAVFLCTTGAEALYSDLGHCGAKNIRVSWVFVKVMLILNYLGQGAWLLDNYHEVFNGVNPFFGIMPQWAVLPGVILATAAAIIASQAVITGSFTMFSEAMSISFWPNQHIEYPSGIKGQMYIPGVNWGLMAFCFVVVVFFQKSERMEAAYGLTITITMLMTTILLLFWLSRTRVNKIFIIGFAVVYLFLESGFFYANVIKFVDGGWLTMVLGGFIAVCMYAWYNGRLIKANFIQYVKIDKYVSIIKDMKLDETIPKYATNLAYLSRAKRNDEVESKIIYSIIKKQPKRADHYFILSIVNQEDPYTFKYTVDEILPGTVFKVNFLLGFKVDRRINDYFNMVLKDLMADGTIPSRSSHPSLRAHNIPPDLKYVIIDNTYINDILLTVKQKITLNIYNFVKYIGSDDFKAWGVTSHNVVVESAPITEETLYDKKIEQAGFLRHNF, from the coding sequence ATGGCAGAAGTTACAGAGGGCGGTCATCATTTTGACCTGAAAAAGCTTTCATTTGTAGGAGTTATTGTCTCTCTTGGAATCGTTTTCGGGGACATCGGAACATCACCGCTTTACGTAATGAAGGCAATCGTGAATGCCCGAAAAGATGGTGCAGCGATGCCATTTGATGAATATATCGAAGGTGCGCTTTCGTGTATTATCTGGACGTTAACTCTTCAGACAACAATAAAATATGTTATTATCGCCTTAAGGGCAGATAATAAAGGTGAAGGGGGAATTTTAGCCCTTTATTCACTAGTAAAGAAACTTAAGAAAAAATGGCTCTATGTGGTCGCCATTATCGGAGCCTCAACGCTTGTGGCAGATAGTGTAATTACGCCTTCCTTAACGGTAATGTCTGCTATTGAAGGGCTTAAAATATACAATCCTGAAACTCCTGTCGTACTGATTACGCTGATTATTCTCTTTGTAATCTTTGTTGTGCAACAATTTGGAACCGCTTCTATTGGTAAGTTTTTCGGACCAGTGATGGTTACATGGTTCCTGGCCTTAGGAATTTTTGGATCTGTTCATATCTTTGATCATGTTGAAATCATAAGAGCATTCAATCCGATATATGCCTATAATCTGATTACCCATTCATCGAGTGCCATTGTTATTATGGGAGCTGTATTCCTGTGTACAACCGGTGCTGAAGCATTGTATTCAGACCTGGGGCATTGTGGAGCTAAAAATATCAGAGTAAGCTGGGTTTTTGTTAAAGTAATGCTTATTCTTAATTACCTTGGACAGGGAGCGTGGTTATTGGATAACTATCATGAAGTGTTCAACGGAGTGAATCCTTTCTTTGGAATTATGCCTCAATGGGCTGTATTACCAGGTGTTATTTTGGCAACAGCCGCTGCAATTATTGCCAGCCAGGCGGTAATTACAGGATCGTTTACTATGTTCTCGGAGGCGATGTCTATTTCATTCTGGCCTAATCAGCATATTGAATACCCTTCAGGGATCAAAGGACAAATGTATATTCCGGGGGTGAACTGGGGGTTAATGGCTTTCTGTTTTGTTGTGGTTGTATTCTTCCAGAAGTCCGAAAGGATGGAAGCAGCCTATGGTTTAACGATTACCATAACCATGTTAATGACCACCATCTTATTACTTTTCTGGTTAAGCAGAACAAGAGTAAATAAAATCTTTATCATTGGTTTTGCTGTTGTTTATCTTTTCCTTGAATCAGGATTCTTCTATGCGAATGTTATCAAATTTGTTGATGGAGGATGGTTAACAATGGTATTAGGAGGCTTTATCGCAGTATGTATGTACGCATGGTATAACGGTAGATTGATAAAAGCCAACTTTATCCAGTATGTAAAGATTGATAAATATGTGTCGATTATTAAAGACATGAAACTGGACGAAACCATTCCTAAATATGCAACCAATCTTGCTTATCTGAGCAGAGCGAAAAGGAATGACGAGGTAGAATCAAAGATCATTTATTCGATTATTAAAAAGCAGCCGAAGAGAGCGGATCACTATTTTATTTTAAGTATTGTGAACCAGGAAGATCCCTATACTTTTAAATATACGGTAGATGAGATCTTACCGGGAACAGTTTTCAAAGTCAACTTCCTTTTAGGATTTAAGGTAGACCGTAGAATCAATGACTATTTCAATATGGTTTTAAAAGACCTGATGGCAGATGGAACGATACCTTCAAGAAGCAGTCATCCGTCGCTCAGAGCCCACAATATACCTCCTGATTTAAAGTATGTCATTATAGATAATACATATATCAACGATATACTTTTAACGGTGAAACAAAAGATCACCCTTAATATTTACAACTTTGTGAAGTATATCGGAAGTGATGATTTTAAAGCCTGGGGAGTTACTTCGCATAACGTGGTGGTGGAATCAGCGCCAATTACTGAAGAGACTTTATATGATAAGAAAATAGAACAGGCAGGTTTCTTACGGCATAACTTCTAA
- a CDS encoding Fur family transcriptional regulator encodes MDTVQKEKNIALIKDVLRNYLLEKGFRNTPERYTILEEIYNMDHHFNVDDLYLLMMQKKYHVSKATIYNTIEIFLDAGLIRKHQFGEKTLTSSSYEKSYFDKQHDHLVIYKKDSDKEIEEIIEFCDPRIQGIKEAIEEAFGVKIDSHSLYFYGVKND; translated from the coding sequence ATGGATACTGTACAAAAAGAAAAGAATATAGCTTTAATCAAAGATGTTTTGAGAAACTACTTATTGGAAAAGGGTTTCAGAAACACTCCTGAGAGATACACCATATTGGAAGAGATCTATAATATGGATCATCACTTCAATGTGGATGATCTCTATCTTCTCATGATGCAAAAGAAATATCATGTTTCTAAAGCAACGATTTATAATACTATTGAGATCTTCCTCGATGCTGGATTGATCCGTAAACACCAATTTGGAGAAAAAACATTGACTTCTTCATCTTATGAAAAGTCATATTTCGATAAACAACATGATCACCTTGTGATTTATAAAAAAGATTCAGACAAAGAGATCGAAGAGATCATAGAATTTTGTGATCCTAGAATTCAAGGGATCAAAGAAGCAATTGAAGAAGCTTTTGGCGTAAAGATTGATTCTCATTCGCTATATTTTTATGGCGTTAAGAATGACTAA